The genomic stretch GTCAAGTATGGGATAGTTTGGCTGATGTGAGTGAATTAACAATAGGTGCACCACGTGCTATGTTTCCAAGAAATGAAATGCTACAAAATATGTGCCAGAAGTATTTAGAGTaagtttatttttaatattaatttcatttatatttcctaaaatatttcaatttgaattATATGCACTAAAACAATTTACACAGATATCATATGAAAACTTTTTATAAACCATCTACTCAGTATTATATAAGATCTAGTCAATTGTTTCATACAAATTTAGTGCATAGTCcagcattattttttattagtaaaACAGACCCAGTGGGTTCATTAACAAGTAATCTAAGAGTGAAAGAAAGCTGGGATTCTTTGGGTGTAAAGGTAAGATgtgtaaatgtaaaaaataatcacAGGTatgtaaattacaaaatagtagagaaatatttatattcttttcaGATTTATGTtaagatatttgaaaattccCCACATGTTGAACATTATCGTAAATACCCAAAAGAATATGTTGCAGAACTGTATGCGtttttgaataaattaaatttgatgcaaaataaaaagaaaatggcACAATTTTAAATGTGCCATATGACGTCTTATTACTTATATTCTTAAAAGATATTCAAAACAGTATATTTACGAAATATGTAGTTCTTTAATATAGATtttgatacaaatttttatatataaatcaaAGCAAGTTATTTATAATCAATTGAAACTTTTTAACCAGTCTCAGCTGTGAACTTCATCATCTGTAAGTAAAAACACATGTTTCTGtgcaataatataaaaagtataatcaattttataGCAAGAAACAAAGAAGTGTTCATTTAAACAGGTATAGTAAAAGGAAAGAGGTACTTTGTGaactacatattttataatagtttTAAACTTATTTGATGAATTCCGTCTTTAGCAATCATATGTACATGaatacttatttttttttttacagtaACTATTTTTTAACCATGAT from Bombus huntii isolate Logan2020A chromosome 8, iyBomHunt1.1, whole genome shotgun sequence encodes the following:
- the LOC126868205 gene encoding uncharacterized protein LOC126868205 isoform X5 is translated as MTFDIREISIKSLDYSIKCILISNNDSWEDVITYSCQNKIDFLCKTTIVKAETRFDLYLEQGFDVVIVSITPWQLLWPTKGSRLVAADLIEFLIKHQNYQQILLHGFSVAGYMWGEVLDLMQNDPKKCNNIIDRIVGQVWDSLADVSELTIGAPRAMFPRNEMLQNMCQKYLEYHMKTFYKPSTQYYIRSSQLFHTNLVHSPALFFISKTDPVGSLTSNLRVKESWDSLGVKVRCVNVKNNHRYVNYKIVEKYLYSFQIYVKIFENSPHVEHYRKYPKEYVAELYAFLNKLNLMQNKKKMAQF